The genomic interval GAGGAGGGACTTCGGCCCGCGGTGGGTGAGCGCCTCCCGTTCCATCTCGTCGAACGACTGCCCCACCTCTGGCGCCAGGTTGACGTAAGACAGATCTGTCATTTTCATCAACACGCCGTCGTAGATGCCGTTGGTGACATCGGACACCGAGGAGACGGAAGCCGAAGGTTTGGCATCGGGCACGCGCACAATGGCATTCACAGTAAGAAATCGGAAGGGCACGACAAGCATCGCGGACGCGGCCGTAAACGCGAAGAGTCGCTTCCAAAACGACGGCGATCGCACTCGCTTTGCCTCCTCCCTTCTCCGACGCCAGCAGTATACCATACCCGTCCGGCGACGGGGCCGTATCGTGCACTCGGAATCCCTGTATATTTGTTGCCACGATCCGACGGATTCAAACAAGAGGCGGGCGCGCCTCGACTGGCGCACGCCCGCCTCTTGCATCGATTCCGACCTGCGACGAACTGCATCTATACGTGAAACTTTCTCGTTTTGGACAAAAGCCGATCGGTCAACAGCTGTGAATTCAAAAAGTCCCGCGGACTAATGGTCGGCGTTTGGATGGCATGATTGGACGCGAACGTGAGGAACAAGCGCTTCGGCTTGCCGTACTTTTCGATCACGCTCGCCTTCGTCATGCCGTGGCGCGTCATGCAGTGCACGGACGTCAGTTCCTGCAACAGTTCGTTGCAGATCGGACAAGTGACCACGTGGCATTCCCCTTTCGCCGCCTAGCCGAGATTCCGATGCGACAGCCTGAGATCCCGCGGTGTCATCTTCGAAGGTGCGACAGTTTTATTTTACTCGAAAATACTGACGAAGCTAGGCAAATTCGTGTAAAAATCTCGTGACGACTCGGCGGCGAGGGCGGGGAGGCCCGCCCTGCTTCACAGCGCTGCGATGGCGTCCACGGCGCGATCGAGCTGGACCCCTCGAGAGGCCTTCACAAGCACGACGTCTCCCGGCTGGAGGTACGACCCGACGGACGCCAGGAGTTCTTCCAATGCGTTGAAGTGACGCACCACCGGTACGCCCGCCTCTTCTGCAGCACGCGCCATCTCCACCGCCAATACGCCCACACAAAGCAGTCGGTCTACGCCGGCCGACGCCACTCGGCGACCGACTTCCCGGTGGGCCTGGACGGCCATCTCCCCGAGTTCCAGCATGTCGCCGAGCACGGCGACGCGATGCCCCGGCCGCGCGATGCGCTCGAGGACTTCGAGGCTCGCGCCCACAGACGAAGGGCTTGCGTTGTACGCGTCGTCGATCACGGTCACATCACCAGCATCCACGAGGCGCAAGCGGCCCCGCTGCGCTTCGACGCGGCCCAGGCCAATCTGAATGTCGCCCAAGGAAATGCCGAGCGTCTGCCCGACCGCGATGGCGGCGAGCGCGTTCATCACGTTATGCTGGCCCAAGAGCCGAATGCGCAGGGTCGCGGTTCCGTGTGGCGTGTCGACCTCGAAGGACATGCCTTCCTGCGACCAGGTCACGGACGTGGCGCGGATGTCACACCCTTCGCCCATCCCGTACCACAGGATGCGCGCGCTCGTGCGGTGCTGCATCCGGCGAAGCCAGGGATCGTCTCCATTCAGCACGGCGATCCCGTCGTTCGGCAGGCTCGCGATGAGCTCTGTCTTCGCCAGGGCGATGTTCTCCTGGCTTCCCAGCAATTCGATGTGGTTGTAGCCAATGTGGGTGATGA from Alicyclobacillus acidocaldarius subsp. acidocaldarius DSM 446 carries:
- a CDS encoding UDP-N-acetylmuramoyl-tripeptide--D-alanyl-D-alanine ligase produces the protein MSFANFVRVVGGTPVLHEAPDVTVTGVAIDHRQVQPGHAFVAFVGQRVDGHQFVDEAFRRGASVAVVTEDVKTALGPCIRVQNALQAVQALARWERGQFEGPVVGITGSNGKTTTKEMVAAVLGALGPCVYTSANQNNELGLPLTILQRDASHRAMVLEMGMRGLGQIEELCTIARPNIGVITHIGYNHIELLGSQENIALAKTELIASLPNDGIAVLNGDDPWLRRMQHRTSARILWYGMGEGCDIRATSVTWSQEGMSFEVDTPHGTATLRIRLLGQHNVMNALAAIAVGQTLGISLGDIQIGLGRVEAQRGRLRLVDAGDVTVIDDAYNASPSSVGASLEVLERIARPGHRVAVLGDMLELGEMAVQAHREVGRRVASAGVDRLLCVGVLAVEMARAAEEAGVPVVRHFNALEELLASVGSYLQPGDVVLVKASRGVQLDRAVDAIAAL